One region of Deinococcus koreensis genomic DNA includes:
- a CDS encoding tyrosine-type recombinase/integrase: protein MTLALYRATTLAQADEWLNLHDDEMRRRAVQAAGDKDVGVLVSLTRAYLTQQSRSGVLTSGRTVEAYSLGVRQFVEYAAGRALNLLRPGRHDAARYVQAMLAAGRQPAGVQLKVAAAGCLYRALRWAGATEADPFRDVKVPRDPTSGLDKRPPYSEDDLIDVLEHADPHERFLLFLIAHAGLRISEALALTWADLDEQTRRIHVRSGKGRKARRVAMSARLARASRQFRLLAGPGGPEHARYRPKSRAPEFVFRYATQQAARYHLQRLFARAGVEFRGFHPGRKYAGTRLLQQVKDFGRVAAHLGHASVDTTRSGYARLAADDLKDELAGW from the coding sequence ATGACCCTCGCCCTGTACCGCGCCACCACCCTGGCCCAGGCCGACGAGTGGCTGAACCTCCACGACGACGAGATGCGCCGCCGGGCGGTGCAGGCCGCCGGGGACAAGGACGTCGGCGTGCTGGTCTCGCTGACCCGGGCCTACCTGACCCAGCAGAGCCGCAGCGGCGTGCTCACGAGTGGGCGCACCGTCGAGGCCTACTCGCTGGGCGTGCGCCAGTTCGTGGAGTACGCTGCGGGGCGCGCGCTGAACCTGCTGCGTCCGGGCCGGCACGACGCGGCGCGCTACGTACAGGCCATGCTCGCTGCCGGGCGCCAGCCGGCCGGCGTGCAGCTCAAGGTCGCGGCGGCGGGCTGCCTGTACCGCGCCCTGCGCTGGGCCGGGGCCACCGAGGCCGATCCCTTCCGGGACGTGAAGGTGCCCAGAGACCCCACCTCGGGGCTGGACAAACGCCCGCCCTACTCGGAGGACGACCTGATCGACGTGCTCGAACACGCCGATCCCCACGAGCGGTTCCTGCTGTTCCTGATCGCCCACGCCGGGCTCCGCATCAGCGAGGCGCTGGCGCTGACCTGGGCGGATCTGGACGAGCAGACCCGGCGCATCCACGTCCGCAGCGGCAAGGGGCGCAAGGCCCGGCGGGTGGCCATGAGCGCCCGGCTGGCCCGCGCGTCGCGGCAGTTCCGGCTCCTCGCGGGGCCGGGCGGCCCGGAACACGCGCGCTACCGCCCGAAAAGCCGCGCCCCGGAGTTCGTCTTCCGCTACGCCACGCAGCAGGCCGCCCGTTACCACCTGCAGCGGCTGTTCGCGCGTGCCGGCGTGGAGTTCCGGGGCTTCCATCCGGGGCGCAAATACGCCGGCACCCGGCTGCTGCAGCAGGTGAAGGACTTCGGACGGGTGGCCGCGCACCTGGGCCACGCCAGCGTCGACACCACCCGCAGCGGCTACGCCCGACTGGCCGCCGACGACCTGAAGGACGAGCTGGCCGGCTGGTAG
- a CDS encoding beta-class carbonic anhydrase — MSTVVDEILAANAQYVSEFGDRRSLPLPPARQVAILTCMDARLDPAHFAGLKEGDAHVIRNAGGRASDDAIRSLVISHKLLGTQECLVVHHTNCGMQLFTDEVMGDLLAQSLDTAVLDGDRWRDIGTGPGSSAGRSIDWLTFRDLEESVREDVRRIRQSPLLPPTLPVRGFIYDVTTGGLQEVMVPEG; from the coding sequence ATGAGCACCGTCGTAGACGAGATTCTGGCAGCCAACGCCCAATACGTCAGTGAATTTGGCGATCGGCGGTCTCTGCCGTTACCGCCGGCGCGGCAGGTGGCGATCCTGACCTGCATGGACGCCCGACTTGATCCCGCACATTTCGCAGGCCTGAAAGAGGGAGACGCCCACGTGATCCGCAACGCCGGCGGCCGCGCCAGCGACGACGCCATCCGCTCCCTCGTCATTTCCCACAAGCTGCTGGGCACCCAGGAATGCCTCGTGGTTCACCACACCAACTGCGGAATGCAGCTCTTCACCGATGAGGTCATGGGCGACCTGCTGGCCCAGAGCCTGGACACGGCGGTGCTCGACGGCGACCGCTGGCGCGACATAGGCACGGGCCCAGGCTCCAGCGCCGGGCGCAGCATCGACTGGCTGACCTTCCGTGATCTGGAGGAGAGCGTACGTGAGGACGTGCGCCGTATCCGCCAGAGCCCCCTGCTTCCCCCGACCCTGCCAGTGCGCGGCTTTATCTATGACGTCACGACGGGCGGCCTCCAGGAGGTGATGGTGCCCGAAGGGTAA
- a CDS encoding NPCBM/NEW2 domain-containing protein: MPRLTSRTLMPLTLPLLLLACSQHPTTRQDDLGPYANGAQHPWTFTAPAGRLNPQRLDPERNTLMYERILDGINGWGPIETNMSNGEQLASDGRTLTVQGRTWAKGYGVHPRSYLSYSLESTLKDVYCTSLDGFVGVDDEVGDRGSVEFFISADGQLLWRSGVMTGAMPAKGFKVDITGYKFLELQVSDGGDNTYFDHADWLDPAVHCAVMPPTVSGSVDAAFGEAGRVNVGGVDSVAAPDGSVVVLGQAFGLTRLAASGTVLRRAAAPFSAQDTAKALTLQPDGKIVAVGKRTLVDGNTDFFIARFNADLSVDTTFGQGGQVITNLSGVDDPSFHPESANDVAIAPDGKIVVAGASRQTNEVRSDLKTSAFTVLRLLPDGSRDRGFGTDGVALRTFNTAGSYNQFNAHAFGNAVAVLPDGRVVVAGRVFGERGGVARFLADGRPDQTFGTAGRVWNLASCGKSNANALALSPTGDILVGGGEFTAFVSRINASGTTAAETCIVFGRLNDVNESYSTVTSLALMSDGRMVAGGTYGDGRNTSSAVLARFKPNLSFDASFGASGMARIPATDGMTVSSLLAQSDGKVVVTTGPADVRGAAASGVTFRILP; the protein is encoded by the coding sequence ATGCCGCGCCTCACGTCCCGCACCCTCATGCCCCTCACCCTGCCCCTGCTGCTCCTCGCCTGCAGCCAGCACCCGACCACCCGTCAAGACGACCTCGGCCCCTACGCCAACGGTGCACAGCACCCCTGGACATTCACCGCGCCTGCCGGACGGTTGAACCCTCAGCGGCTCGACCCCGAACGGAACACCCTCATGTACGAGCGGATACTGGATGGCATAAACGGTTGGGGCCCCATTGAGACGAACATGAGCAACGGTGAACAGCTGGCCAGCGACGGCCGCACGCTCACTGTACAGGGCCGCACCTGGGCCAAAGGCTACGGTGTCCACCCCAGGAGTTACCTGTCGTACAGCCTGGAGTCGACCCTCAAGGACGTGTACTGTACGAGCCTTGACGGATTCGTCGGCGTGGACGACGAGGTAGGCGACCGGGGCAGCGTGGAATTCTTCATCTCCGCCGACGGTCAGCTCCTGTGGCGCAGCGGCGTGATGACCGGCGCCATGCCCGCCAAAGGGTTCAAGGTCGACATCACCGGGTACAAGTTCCTCGAGCTTCAGGTCAGCGACGGTGGGGACAACACCTACTTCGATCATGCCGACTGGCTGGATCCCGCTGTGCACTGCGCGGTGATGCCGCCCACCGTCAGCGGCTCCGTCGACGCCGCCTTTGGAGAGGCAGGTCGGGTGAACGTCGGAGGCGTGGACTCCGTGGCGGCGCCCGATGGCAGCGTCGTGGTGCTCGGCCAGGCGTTCGGGCTCACACGTCTGGCGGCGAGCGGCACCGTGCTCAGGCGCGCTGCCGCGCCGTTCAGCGCCCAGGACACAGCAAAGGCCCTGACCCTGCAGCCCGACGGGAAGATCGTCGCCGTCGGGAAACGCACCCTGGTCGACGGCAATACGGACTTTTTCATCGCCCGCTTCAATGCTGACCTGAGCGTCGACACCACCTTTGGCCAGGGTGGACAGGTGATCACCAACCTCTCGGGTGTGGACGACCCCTCCTTCCACCCGGAGAGCGCGAACGACGTGGCCATCGCGCCCGATGGCAAGATCGTGGTCGCGGGCGCGTCCCGGCAGACCAACGAGGTCAGGAGCGACCTCAAGACGTCCGCGTTTACGGTGCTGCGCCTCCTTCCGGATGGATCACGGGACAGGGGCTTCGGCACGGATGGGGTGGCCCTCCGCACTTTCAATACTGCAGGTTCATACAACCAATTCAACGCCCACGCGTTTGGGAATGCCGTGGCCGTCCTGCCGGATGGGCGCGTGGTGGTAGCGGGACGGGTTTTCGGAGAGCGCGGCGGCGTGGCGCGTTTCCTGGCGGATGGGCGGCCCGACCAGACGTTTGGAACGGCAGGCCGCGTGTGGAACCTGGCCTCGTGTGGTAAATCCAATGCAAACGCGCTGGCCCTGTCCCCCACCGGGGACATCCTGGTGGGCGGGGGTGAGTTCACGGCGTTCGTGAGCCGGATCAACGCGAGTGGAACGACGGCGGCGGAAACGTGCATCGTCTTTGGCCGCCTGAACGATGTCAACGAGAGTTACAGCACCGTGACCAGCCTGGCCCTCATGTCCGACGGCCGGATGGTCGCGGGTGGAACCTATGGCGACGGACGGAACACCTCGTCGGCAGTGCTGGCCAGGTTCAAGCCCAATCTTTCGTTCGATGCGTCGTTCGGCGCGAGCGGCATGGCGAGGATCCCGGCGACGGATGGCATGACCGTATCGTCCCTGCTGGCGCAGAGCGACGGGAAGGTCGTGGTGACGACGGGCCCAGCTGACGTGCGGGGAGCGGCGGCCAGTGGCGTGACCTTCCGTATATTGCCCTGA
- a CDS encoding ArsR/SmtB family transcription factor: MTLPAPGARTAAGVKAGGAKPGAAAEGEAPRVLHPAAVRVARGAVPGGTAAEQAAGLLKLVADPTRLKLLSALNAHELCVGDLAAVVGISESAVSHQLRLLKDGRVVSARKAGRAVYYRLLDHHVTTLIQSALDHVQE; this comes from the coding sequence ATGACCTTGCCAGCCCCTGGAGCCCGGACGGCCGCCGGGGTCAAGGCGGGCGGGGCGAAGCCGGGCGCGGCCGCCGAGGGGGAGGCACCCCGCGTCCTCCATCCGGCGGCCGTCCGGGTGGCCCGGGGAGCGGTACCGGGGGGGACGGCGGCCGAACAGGCGGCGGGCCTGCTCAAGCTCGTGGCCGACCCCACCCGCCTCAAGCTCCTGAGTGCCCTGAACGCCCATGAGCTGTGCGTCGGCGACCTCGCGGCGGTGGTGGGGATCAGCGAGAGTGCCGTCAGCCATCAACTGCGGCTCCTCAAAGACGGCCGGGTGGTCAGCGCCCGCAAGGCGGGCCGGGCCGTGTACTACCGGCTGCTGGATCACCACGTCACCACCCTGATCCAGAGCGCCCTCGACCACGTTCAGGAGTAG
- a CDS encoding ABC transporter ATP-binding protein yields the protein MTAAVRPPPEARDEALSWRSRLQDLWQTLGLVWRASPRHSLIYALTTLLGSALPAANLYVGKLLLDEIAQAAQGRVTYQALLALLGVQVALGVLGSLLSTVGTASQQLLGDSLQHSVSRRILDKSSELSVEAFENAETYDRLQQAYREVGSRPLGVATQLVGLAGAAVTLASVGALMARLGFWVLPLVILASVPGVIVSNRFGVEGYRMLRRQTHDARVQNYLGSLLTSDTLVKEVRLFGFEPYLLRRWREYYLGFRVQLEALVRRRAGWGFLAALSSALLIALASALILRRAAAGEISVGDFSVFVLGIAQVQNTVSGLLNGVSGIYQNLLYMRNLFSFLELPTRDLDAGEPWSGPIETIEFRAVGFRYPLTDRDVLRGVSFTVRRGEALALVGENGAGKTTLVKLLTMLFEPSSGTILLNGQDAARFSPRSVQREMSIIFQDFGQYQMSARENVALAEVTRLDDRPGVQGAVDRAGAAFVDDLPGGLEAPLGRLFTGGRQLSGGQWQRLALARLYFRRASVLVFDEPTAALDARAESETIQALREETRDRITLLISHRFSTVRLADTIVVLEGGVIVESGSHAELIAQRGKYAALYDLQAKGYLAEPPAPVSRPRVQDEP from the coding sequence ATGACGGCCGCCGTGCGCCCCCCTCCCGAAGCCAGAGACGAGGCGCTGTCGTGGCGCTCGCGGCTGCAGGATCTGTGGCAGACGCTGGGCCTGGTGTGGCGCGCCAGCCCCCGACACAGCCTGATCTACGCCCTGACCACCCTGCTGGGCAGCGCCCTGCCGGCGGCCAACCTGTACGTGGGCAAGCTGCTGCTCGACGAGATCGCCCAGGCCGCCCAGGGCCGCGTGACCTACCAGGCCCTGCTGGCGCTGCTGGGGGTGCAGGTGGCCCTGGGCGTGCTGGGCAGCCTGCTGAGCACGGTGGGCACCGCCTCGCAGCAGCTGCTGGGCGACTCGCTGCAGCACTCCGTCAGCCGCCGCATCCTCGACAAGTCCTCCGAGCTGAGCGTCGAGGCCTTCGAGAATGCCGAGACCTACGACCGGCTGCAGCAGGCCTACCGCGAGGTCGGATCGCGCCCGCTGGGGGTGGCCACGCAGCTCGTGGGGCTGGCGGGCGCGGCCGTGACGCTCGCGTCGGTGGGCGCCCTGATGGCGCGCCTGGGCTTCTGGGTGCTGCCACTGGTGATCCTGGCCTCGGTGCCCGGCGTGATCGTCTCCAACCGCTTCGGGGTCGAGGGCTACCGCATGCTGCGGCGCCAGACCCACGACGCCCGCGTGCAGAACTACCTGGGGAGCCTGCTCACCTCCGACACGCTGGTCAAGGAGGTGCGGCTCTTCGGCTTCGAGCCCTACCTGCTGCGCCGCTGGCGCGAGTACTACCTGGGCTTCCGGGTGCAGCTCGAGGCGCTGGTGCGCCGCCGCGCGGGCTGGGGCTTCCTGGCGGCCCTCAGTTCGGCCCTGCTGATCGCGCTCGCCAGCGCCCTGATCCTGCGCCGCGCCGCCGCCGGAGAGATCAGCGTGGGCGACTTCAGCGTGTTCGTGCTGGGGATCGCGCAGGTGCAGAACACGGTGTCGGGGCTGCTCAACGGCGTGAGCGGCATCTACCAGAACCTGCTGTACATGCGCAACCTCTTCTCGTTCCTGGAGCTGCCCACCCGCGATCTGGACGCCGGCGAGCCCTGGAGCGGCCCGATCGAGACCATCGAGTTCCGGGCGGTGGGCTTCCGCTACCCGCTGACCGACCGCGACGTGCTGCGCGGCGTGAGCTTCACCGTGCGCCGGGGCGAGGCGCTGGCGCTGGTGGGGGAGAACGGGGCGGGCAAGACCACCCTGGTCAAGCTGCTCACCATGCTCTTCGAGCCCAGCAGCGGCACCATCCTGCTCAACGGCCAGGACGCCGCGCGCTTCAGTCCGCGCTCGGTGCAGCGCGAGATGAGCATCATCTTTCAGGACTTCGGGCAGTACCAGATGAGTGCGCGCGAGAACGTGGCGCTCGCCGAGGTCACCCGCCTGGACGACCGCCCCGGCGTGCAGGGCGCCGTCGACCGGGCGGGCGCGGCCTTCGTGGACGACCTGCCCGGCGGCCTGGAGGCCCCGCTGGGCCGGCTGTTCACCGGCGGGCGCCAGCTGTCGGGCGGGCAATGGCAGCGCCTCGCCCTGGCCCGGCTCTACTTTCGCCGCGCCTCGGTGCTCGTCTTCGACGAGCCGACGGCCGCCCTCGATGCCCGCGCCGAATCCGAGACCATCCAGGCGCTCAGGGAGGAGACCCGCGACCGCATCACCCTGCTGATCTCGCACCGCTTTTCCACCGTGCGTCTGGCCGACACCATCGTGGTGCTGGAGGGGGGCGTGATCGTCGAATCGGGCAGCCACGCCGAGCTGATCGCGCAGCGCGGCAAATACGCCGCACTCTACGACCTGCAGGCCAAAGGTTATCTGGCCGAGCCGCCAGCACCCGTCAGCCGCCCTCGTGTTCAGGACGAGCCGTGA
- a CDS encoding GDP-L-fucose synthase family protein — protein MEKTSRIYVAGHRGLVGGAILRRLQAEGYTGLITRTSRELDLRDQAAVRAFFAQERPEFVFLAAAKVGGILANSTYPAQFLYDNLMIAANVIHASHEHGVRKLLNLGSSCIYPRLAPQPLREEYLLTGPLEETNRAYAVAKIAAIELCDHYRAQYGSDFISAMPTNLYGPGDNFDLQGSHVLPALLRKMIEAKEAHAPQVEVWGSGTPLREFLYVDDLADASLFLMERVSEAGPINVGTGQDLSIRDLAQVIADAVGYTGALVFDASKPDGTPRKLMDVSRLRALGWEASTSLHDGVARTLAWYLAHRAEALAAH, from the coding sequence ATGGAGAAGACCTCCCGCATCTACGTGGCCGGGCACCGGGGTCTGGTGGGGGGCGCCATCCTGCGCCGCCTGCAGGCCGAGGGCTACACGGGCCTGATCACCCGCACCAGCCGCGAGCTGGATCTGCGCGATCAGGCGGCGGTGCGGGCCTTCTTCGCCCAGGAGCGCCCGGAGTTCGTGTTCCTGGCGGCCGCCAAGGTCGGCGGCATCCTGGCGAACTCGACCTACCCGGCGCAGTTTCTGTACGACAACCTGATGATCGCCGCCAACGTCATCCACGCCTCGCACGAACATGGCGTCCGCAAGCTGCTCAACCTGGGGTCGAGCTGCATCTACCCCCGCCTGGCGCCGCAGCCCCTGAGGGAGGAGTACCTGCTGACCGGGCCGCTGGAGGAGACCAACCGCGCCTACGCCGTGGCCAAGATCGCCGCCATCGAGCTGTGCGACCACTACCGCGCGCAGTACGGCTCGGACTTCATCAGCGCCATGCCGACGAACCTGTATGGCCCCGGCGACAACTTCGACCTCCAGGGCTCGCACGTCCTGCCGGCGCTGCTGCGCAAGATGATCGAGGCCAAGGAGGCGCACGCCCCCCAGGTCGAGGTCTGGGGCTCGGGCACGCCCCTGCGCGAGTTCCTGTATGTCGACGACCTGGCCGACGCCTCGCTGTTCCTGATGGAGCGGGTCTCGGAGGCCGGCCCGATCAACGTGGGCACCGGGCAGGATCTGAGCATCCGCGACCTGGCCCAGGTCATCGCCGACGCGGTGGGCTATACGGGTGCCCTGGTCTTCGACGCCAGCAAGCCCGACGGCACGCCCCGCAAGCTGATGGACGTCTCGCGCCTGCGCGCCCTGGGCTGGGAGGCGAGCACCAGCCTGCACGACGGGGTGGCCCGGACGCTGGCGTGGTACCTCGCGCACCGGGCCGAGGCGCTGGCCGCCCACTGA
- a CDS encoding heavy metal translocating P-type ATPase, producing MTRPPSATTPDIRPPTLRYLVDGMDCASCVQKVERMVERLPGTAAVKTSFTRQTLHLELDEAQTPRQTLERHLRSLGYVPTLQAGTAAPFPQAPAQQDHAQPSHAGHDHAGHDHPAPSADPQGDHAGHVHAALPAGQPWYASGQGRLVITSGVLLAMAWLFGRVEPTLSGPAYVAATALGVWPLMRRAVASARLGDPFSINMLVSLAALGALMIGQAAEGAVVVFLFAVGELLEGVAAGRARAGVQALSALTPKTALLLEDGTTREVPAGELRVGQTVQVRPGARVPADGTITAGTSSLDDSPVTGESVPVVKPPGARVYAGSINLDGVLSVQVDRSASDNTIARIIQLVEEAEGSRAATARFIDRFSRVYTPGVVAVSALVALLPPLLTGAEWHPWLYRGLTLLLIGCPCALVLSVPAAVTSAISAGARRGLLIKGGAALEAIGSVKTVAFDKTGTLTTGRPRLTDLSGLGLDRLDALRLAAGVEAGSDHPLARAVTRAASDAGLRIPAAEGALALPGQGVRATVEGRALWVSSPQHAATMVALPEGLLATLTSLEGQGKTAVILHGDGQALGLLAMRDEPRPDAAQTLARLGRLGIRTVMLTGDNARTAQAVAAELSPSDSSRPAPGLDVHAGLLPEDKLRAITALRAGGGVAMVGDGINDAPALAAATVGVAMGGGTDVALETADAALLRGRMGDVADLVQLSRDTMTNIRWNIALALGLKAVFLITTLLGTTTLWMAILADTGATALVTANALRLLGWRGHDRAPLARRNRRPEAVSR from the coding sequence ATGACCCGGCCGCCATCCGCCACGACTCCGGACATCCGGCCGCCGACGCTCCGCTATCTCGTGGACGGCATGGACTGTGCGAGCTGCGTGCAGAAGGTGGAGCGGATGGTCGAGCGGCTGCCAGGCACGGCGGCGGTGAAGACCAGCTTCACCCGGCAGACCCTGCACCTGGAGCTTGATGAAGCCCAGACCCCTCGCCAGACGCTGGAGCGTCATCTGCGCTCCCTTGGCTATGTGCCGACCCTGCAGGCGGGCACGGCAGCGCCGTTCCCCCAGGCTCCAGCGCAGCAGGATCACGCCCAGCCCAGTCACGCCGGACATGATCACGCGGGCCACGACCACCCAGCCCCTTCCGCCGACCCCCAGGGCGATCATGCCGGACACGTCCACGCCGCCCTGCCGGCGGGCCAGCCCTGGTACGCCAGCGGTCAGGGTCGCCTCGTGATCACGTCCGGGGTGCTGCTGGCGATGGCGTGGCTCTTCGGCCGGGTCGAGCCCACGCTGTCGGGGCCCGCGTACGTGGCGGCCACCGCGCTGGGCGTCTGGCCGCTGATGCGGCGGGCGGTGGCCAGCGCCCGGCTGGGCGACCCCTTTTCCATCAACATGCTGGTCTCGCTGGCAGCGCTGGGCGCCCTGATGATCGGACAGGCGGCCGAGGGCGCGGTGGTCGTGTTCCTCTTCGCCGTGGGTGAACTGCTGGAGGGCGTGGCGGCGGGCCGGGCGCGGGCCGGGGTGCAGGCGCTCTCGGCGCTGACCCCCAAGACCGCGCTGCTGCTCGAGGACGGCACCACGCGCGAGGTGCCGGCGGGCGAGCTGCGCGTGGGCCAGACCGTGCAGGTGCGCCCCGGGGCCCGGGTGCCGGCCGACGGCACCATCACCGCCGGCACCTCCAGCCTGGACGACAGCCCGGTGACCGGAGAGAGCGTGCCGGTGGTGAAGCCGCCCGGAGCGCGCGTCTACGCCGGCAGCATCAACCTCGACGGCGTGCTGAGCGTCCAGGTCGACCGCTCGGCCAGCGACAACACCATCGCGCGGATCATCCAGCTGGTCGAGGAGGCCGAGGGCAGCCGGGCCGCCACCGCCCGCTTCATCGACCGCTTCAGCCGCGTCTACACCCCGGGCGTGGTCGCCGTCTCGGCCCTGGTGGCGCTGCTGCCCCCGCTGCTGACGGGCGCCGAGTGGCATCCCTGGCTCTACCGGGGCCTGACCCTGCTGCTGATCGGCTGCCCCTGCGCGCTGGTGCTGAGCGTGCCGGCCGCCGTCACCAGCGCCATCAGCGCGGGCGCCCGGCGCGGCCTGCTGATCAAGGGCGGCGCCGCGCTGGAGGCCATCGGCTCGGTCAAGACCGTGGCCTTCGACAAGACCGGGACGCTGACCACCGGCCGGCCCCGCCTCACGGATCTGAGCGGGCTGGGCCTCGACCGGCTGGACGCGCTGCGCCTGGCGGCGGGAGTGGAAGCGGGCAGCGACCACCCGCTGGCCCGCGCAGTCACGCGGGCGGCCAGCGACGCCGGGCTGAGGATCCCGGCCGCCGAGGGCGCCCTCGCCCTGCCCGGGCAGGGCGTCCGGGCCACGGTCGAGGGCCGCGCCCTGTGGGTCAGCTCGCCTCAGCACGCGGCCACGATGGTGGCCCTGCCAGAGGGGCTGCTCGCCACGCTCACCAGCCTGGAAGGGCAGGGCAAGACGGCCGTGATCCTGCACGGCGACGGCCAGGCGCTGGGCCTGCTCGCCATGCGCGACGAGCCCCGGCCGGACGCGGCCCAGACCCTCGCCCGGCTCGGTCGCCTCGGCATCCGCACGGTCATGCTGACCGGCGACAACGCCCGCACCGCTCAGGCCGTCGCCGCAGAGCTGAGCCCGTCCGATTCCAGTCGCCCGGCGCCGGGCCTGGACGTCCACGCCGGCCTGCTGCCCGAGGACAAACTGCGCGCCATCACCGCGCTGCGGGCCGGGGGCGGCGTCGCCATGGTCGGGGACGGCATCAACGACGCGCCCGCCCTGGCCGCCGCCACCGTGGGCGTCGCCATGGGGGGCGGCACCGACGTGGCCCTGGAGACCGCCGACGCCGCCCTGCTGCGCGGCCGCATGGGCGACGTCGCCGATCTGGTGCAGCTCTCCCGCGACACCATGACGAACATCCGCTGGAACATCGCCCTCGCGCTGGGCCTCAAGGCCGTCTTCCTGATCACCACGCTGCTGGGCACCACCACCCTGTGGATGGCGATCCTGGCCGATACCGGCGCCACGGCCCTCGTCACGGCCAATGCCCTGCGGCTGCTGGGCTGGCGGGGCCACGACCGCGCTCCCCTGGCCCGCCGAAACCGCCGGCCCGAGGCGGTGTCCCGGTGA
- a CDS encoding cold-shock protein, giving the protein MAVGKVKWFNAEKGFGFIQTEGSPDVFAHFSAIQSTGFKKLNEGDEVEFEIEDGQRGKGPQARNIVVTKAAPVSDQGARPQRRDDRW; this is encoded by the coding sequence ATGGCTGTAGGTAAAGTTAAGTGGTTCAACGCAGAAAAGGGTTTCGGGTTCATCCAGACGGAAGGGAGCCCCGACGTGTTCGCGCACTTCAGTGCGATCCAGAGCACCGGCTTCAAGAAGCTCAACGAGGGCGATGAAGTCGAGTTCGAGATCGAAGACGGCCAGCGCGGCAAAGGCCCCCAGGCCCGCAACATCGTGGTCACCAAGGCCGCTCCGGTGAGCGATCAGGGTGCCCGCCCCCAGCGCCGCGACGACCGCTGGTAA